The DNA segment ATGAAGGAAATATTATAGCCTACAATAAGTACTATATCCCGTTTGAACGTGCGGTTTTTAAAGTTTTTAGAAAAAGAAAAGACTAAGTATAGATAGGTATAAAAACTTCTTGGCTTTGGGAAACTAAACCAAGAAGTTTTTTTGTTCGAAAAAAAATGTTGACAGCGCTTGCACATGGATTTATTATTAGTTGTGTAAAACATACAGCAACTCATACAAGTATACAATTGAATTTTTATATGAACAGGAAAGGTGGTTGATGGAGTGAAGAAGATTGTCGTTTTGGGGAGTTTAAACATCGACATGGTTTTGACCACAGAACGATTACCACTAATCGGTGAAACCATTCATGGTGAACATATACATTATATGATGGGCGGAAAAGGAGCCAATCAGGCCGTAGCAGCATCTCGTATGGGCATTCAAACGTCATTGGTCGGTTGTGTAGGTAATGATACATTTGGCGAAAAAATACTGAAACACTTATCCGAAGAAAATCTAGATGTCAGTTCTGTCAAAAGGGAAGAGGGTATTTTTACAGGAATAGCAACTGTTTTTAAAGTAAGCCAAGATAATGCAATTGTAGTCATACCAGGTGCTAATGACTGCTGCGATAAACGAGTGGTGGATGAACATATCGATATCATTAAACAGGCTGATGTGTTGCTAACCCAATTAGAAATTCCTATGGAAACCGTTGAGTATGCATTACAAAAAGCAAAAGAGTTTGGCTTACAAACCATATTGAACCCTGCTCCTTATAAAGAATTGGCACCAGAATTGTTCGAATATGTTGATTATTTAACGCCAAACGAGACTGAATTTGAAAGTATGGTTGGGAAAAAATTCGAGAACTCAGAAGATTTTGAAATGGAAATGCTTCAATGGAGTAATAAAAACAAGGTGAATTTAATTGTTACAAGAGGATCAAGAGGTTCCTCCTATATTGAGGCTGGAGAAGTTCACACTGTTCCTTGCATTAAAGTGGATGTAGTAGATACTACAGGCGCTGGTGACACGTTCAATGGAATATTAGCTTACGCAATCGCGGAGAAAATGAGTTTACGCGAAGCAGTAACGATGGCAGGTACAGGTGCCTCTTTATCAATTACAGCTCTAGGCGCACAAACCGGAATGCCATCCCTGGAAAAATTAAAGCAATATTTATAAAAAGGAGAGATCAATATGATTAAAATGATTTTGGACTTAGATACAGGTATAGATGATGCAATGGCCCTAGCCTATGCTCTCGGGAGCAAGGAAATCGATTTGATGGGTGTTACAGGCACATTTGGGAATGTTTATACGGACGTAGGTGTGCAAAACGTGTTGAATATATTGAATATGTGTAACGCAAACGAAATTCCGGTTTATGCTGGGGAAAGTCATGCAATAACCAAGGATAATTTTATCAGGTTAGAAGTTAGCGCACGTATTCATGGAGAAAATGGTGTAGGACAAGTTGAAATCGAAACATCCCCTAAGGAAAAAGAAACGAAGAGTGGAGTCGATTTTCTAATTGAGTCTGTAAAAAAATATGGGAAGGAACTAGTCATCGTTACTACTGGACCTATTACAAATCTTACTTTGGCACTTCAAAAAGCTCCAGAAATTAAGGACATGATAGGCAAGATTGTAATTATGGGTGGCGCTTTAACTGTACCAGGTAATTGTAATGCATATACAGAAGCCAACATTTCTCAGGATCCAGAAGCGGCTAAGTATTTGTTTGAAAGCGGTCTCGACGTTACTATGGTTGGCTTAGATGTAACACAGCGTTCCATACTAACTAAGGCTCACACACAAAGTTGGAGAGAGACAGGAAGCTTAGCAGGAAGAACCTATGCCGACATGGTGGATTATTACATCTCTCAGCATGATGCTGCAATTAAAGGTTGCTATCTCCATGATCCATCTGCAGTTATTAATGCGGTCCATCCTGAATACTTTACAATGCTGCCTATGCATATGACTGTCACTACAGAGGGAGAAGCAGAAGGAAGAACGATAGGGGATCCGGCAAGATTAAGAGATTCGAACCCCAATGTGAAAGTTTGTATTGGAGTTGACTCACCAGCTCTAGTCAATAATTTGAATGAAACATTGTTATCTCTATTTAAAGACAAGTAATACGAAATATCTGGTTGAGACCTATATTGGTACATTTTTGTAACCGCTTCAAATGCAGTCATTGTTTTATATTTTGCTAATATCGAAAGGAGTTTTTCACCATGGGACAAGCAACTTATCGCGGTGGCCGTCTTGTGAGCTTAGTAGCAACACTGATTTTGTGCGTGTTGGCTTTTCAGTTGAATGCGAGTATGCTTACCCCCGCACTTCCTAGTATCGCAGCATCGATGAACGTCAGTGTAGATCTTATGTCGAATGTATCATCCTTATTTTTCCTGGCAAGCTCGATTGGCGGCGTTGTACTTGCGCGTTGGAGTGACTTTATCGGTCGGCGTCGTGCTCTAATCATCGTTCTTCTTACACTTACAGTAGGAACTATACTGTGTATCTTTGCTACAAATCTGACCATTTTGCTTATTGGCCGCGTGCTTCAAGGAGCTTCGGGAGCTACGTTTCAAATCGCTTATGTATTCTTAAGAGAGAAGCTTGACACGAAGACCTTCGGTATCGTTCTTGGTATTCTCACTGCCGTGAATGGAGGAGTAGGAGGCTTTGATGGTTATCTTGGCGGCGTGCTTAGTGATAAGTACGGTTTCCAGTCTATCTTCATTGTCATCTTGGCGATCGTTGTCTTCACCTTAATTTGTGTCATGCTCGTTGTTCCAAAGGAAGACAGTGCTGTAACAACGGGTAAAATGGACTGGTGGGGTTCTGGAGCATTATCGGTTGGATTAATTCTCTTGACCTACTTTGTCGCTCAAGGTTCTGCCGTTGGTTGGTTTGCGCCAATCACGCTCATCTTCCTCGTTGGTATGGTAATCTCATTTATTGTCTTCTGGTACATTGAGAAGAGAAGTGCGAGCCCGATGATTGCGGTACAACATCTCCGTTCGCGTCAGGTATGGCCGGTGGTAACTTCAACCTTGCTATGTTTGACGGGTATCTTCGCCGTTATCAATTTTACAGTCGTTCTGCTTAGTCAGGATCAGGAAGTTGGATTCGGACTAGATGCGGCGATGTCAGGATTGCTGTTCTTAACGCCTGCTGCTTTAATTGGTGTATTTGCTGCTCCGATATCCGGTTGGTTAGCAGGTAGATTTGGCTGGATTCGTATGTTGCGACTTGGAATATTGGTTTCCATTGCAGCTCTAGTCGCTATCTTGTTATTTACGGGAAGCAAGTGGATCGTATTCTCTGCAGTTGCCTTACTGGGGATTACCTACAATGGATTGATTCTTACCACCATCAATGGGCTAGGAGTTCTTCAGTCCCCGGATGAAGCACCATCAGCATTGCCAGGGATTAACGGGGCCGGATTCGGTGTAGGTGCGTCATTAGGTATTGGGTTAGTTGCTCCTTTTGTTGGTCAAGGAACACTAGGAGGATATACTACGGCCATGTGGGTATCTATTATAATCACAGTACTTGCATTGGTATCGAGCCTGTTAATTGTTCCGAAGAACGGGCAGAAGGTCTAATTTACTTGTGGTAATAAAAATTCTTATATAACGATGAAATAAAAATATGGTATAGGGGAGTTTTGGATACTAGGAAATTCATGAGCATCCACTCCCTCATACCATATTTTATTTTTTTCTTCATGGATAGAACGCGGACATCCGCAGGCGATTATTCCGCTATAGTCCCCAGTCCGTTTGTAATATTTGCTTAAGCTGAGTTACTTGTTCAATCCCGATCGTTTCGATGATTTTGGCCTCAAGCGTTGCTTTGATAATCTCATTTTTTTCAAAACACTCTTCGCCAAACTTTGTTAGCCGTATGCATTTATCTTTATTGTTATGTTGTGCCTTGCTAACCTCAACTAATCCTTTGGATTCCAGGTTTTTGATGAATTTATGAGTAGCCTGCCGAGAAATATCTACATGTTTGGTGACATAGGATATCGTTGGCTGCTTCTTGTAGATCCTAGCCATAATGAACCATTCTGAATTGGATATATGTAGGTCATGACTTTCATTCCACAATTGACTATTCAAGTTGCGAAGCAGGACATGACGCTCGCTTATCAAGTCTATCAAGTCTAAGTTTTCCGATTCCAAACTCATTCTATTTCATTCCTTTCAATATGTCCTCATCCAATATACAAAAGCATTTGATCACTGTCAATTAGGTTGACAATAGGGTATAATAGAAATATATTGTCATCTAAGTTGACGATAACGAGGGGGCAACTGTAATGTTTGAAGTAGGTAATCTGATTATATATTCAGGACATGGAATATGCCGAATCGATGGTATAAGTGAAAAAGAAATCGCCGGAGTTACAAGGTGTTATTATGATTTACATCCGCTGCATGGTGCTAATTTGAAAATCAGTGTTCCGGTAGATAATAAATCAATACTCATGTTGGATCTTATTGAAAGGGATGAAGCAGAGGAGATTATTCAATCCTTCAAATTGCCAGGTATTCAATGGATCGATAGAAATACAGAACGGAATTATACTTATTCAAATATCATTAATACAGGGAATAGGAAAGAAATCGCAAAAATTATTAACACTTTAATGCGACAAAAGCTTAAGGTTGAATTAAACAATAAGAAGTTTGGCCAACAAGATCAGAAATTGTTAATCTCTACTCAGCAGATATTGTTCAATGAGATAGCAATCTCATTGGAAACTAGCTACGAAGCCATATTGGACGAGGTTAACCGTATTATTCAAGCTGATTTCGACTGCGAGAATAAACTGGAATCTAGTTATCGAGATTCATAGGACGGATTCTTAACTTCTTTAATTATTTATATTTAAGCACCGTTATACGTATATGGATATCACCATGTATGTGTAACGGTGCTTTGTTTTGTAAGATGATTCTAATCAAGAAATGAGCAATTCAAAAAATTAAATTATTGAGCAGATATATTTTATTTGTTTTAGTAGAAAAATTAGAAGAATAATCATATAATAATTATAGATTATCGATAATCTATAATCCATAATCCATAATCTTGTTTTTTTACGAGTATGCATTAATGGATAAAAACATCTTTATTTTGTATTTGGTTTTGTACTATTGAAATGGGAGGAATTTATAATGGGCAGAGTTGAAGGAAAAGTAGCAGTGATCACTGGGGGGGCCGGTGGACTTGGAAAGGTAACAGCTGAATACTTATTAAAAGAGGGCGCAAAAGTTGTTATTGTCGATCTATTTGAAGAATCTCTTGAGAAAACGAAGAAGGAGTTAAGTGTTTTTGGAGAAGTACTCGCTGTACAAGCGGACGTTTCCAAAGAAGAAGATGTAGAGAATTATGTGAAAGCAGCAGTTGACCAATTTGGCAGTATTGATATCTTCTTTAATAATGCTGGAATTGTGGGCAAGATTGCAAAGACTGTTGATACAAAAGCAGAAGACTTTGATAAAGTAATCGCTGTAAACCTTCGCGGTGTTTTCTTAGGTATGAAACACGTGCTTCAAGTCATGGAGAAACAAGGTAGCGGAAGTGTAATTAATAACTCTTCGATTGATGGACTTGCAGGAGGCCCACAAAGAGTCGCTTATAGTGCTTCCAAGGGGTCTGTCAAGAATTTTGTGTAAACGAATGTAGAGGGTGATGCTTAGAGGGGGACTCCGCCCCCTACCTCAAGTGCTGACCCACGCGATCAGGGAAGAAAACCGAAAACTGTAGCAGCATTTGTCCCCAGTTCTGAACACGGCCCGTCCATTTCCGTACAACGTCCATTGTGGATAAATACAGCATTTTAAGGAGAGCCTCGTCGCTCGGAAAGATGCTTTTGCCTTTCGTCACTTTGCGCAGTTGACGGTGATAACTCTCGATCATGTTCGTGGTGTAGATCAACTTGCGAATTTCCGGCGGGTACTTGAAGAATGTAGCGAGCTCGCTCCAGTTGTTGCGCCAAGAACGGACGATCAGAGGATACTTTTTGCCCCACTCCTCCTCAAAGCGATCTAGCTCCACAAGCGCCGCTTCTTCGGTTGCTGCTTTGTAGATCGGCTTCAGATCGGCAGTCACCTTCTTCAAGTCCTTGTAGGACACGTAGCGCGTTGAATTACGGATTTGATGGATGATGCACTTCTGAATCTCTGTAGCGGGATAACAAGCGCTTATCGCTTGCGAGAAACCGGTTAGATTATCGACACACGTAATGAGAATGTCTTGTACGCCGCGGTTTTTTAACTCGTTCAAGACATTGAGCCAGAACTTGGCCGACTCGTTTTCGCCAATCCACATGCCTAGGACGTCTTTATTCCCGTCCAGATCGATGCCGATGACCATGTAAGCCGCCTTGTTGACAATAGCTCCGTCTTGCTTCACTTTGAAATGAATGGCGTCGAGAAAAACAACGGCATATACGCTCTGTAGCGGCCGATTTTGCCATTCCTTAACCATAGGGATAACCTTGTTTGTCACGTTCGAGATCAGTGTCGGGGAGACTTCGATGCCATACAACTGCTGTAGATGATCTTGAATTTCACGCGTGCTGACGCCCTTCGCGTAAAGCGCAATGATCTGTTCCTCAATGCCTGTGACATTGGACTGATGCTTCTTCACCACAAGCGGTTCAAACTCGCCCAAGCGATCACGGGGTACGATTATTTCTTGCTCACCATACTCACTGACGACAGTTTTCTTGCTTTTGCCATTACGGCTGTTTGACGTCGCTTTCGCCGTGATGTCGTGCTTGGCATAGCCCAGATGTGTTTCCATCTCCGCTTCGAGCATCTCCTGGATTGTTTCTGCAAACAGGTTCTTTAATGCGTTTTGAGCATCCTGTGCCGTTACCAGATTATTCTCTTTAATGAAGTCGCGCAACTGTTGTTTCATCCAAAGTCCCATGTATTCTCCCAACCTTTCTATTAGTTCCATTTTAATAGGTTTTGGAGTTTACACAAACTATTTTACAGACTCCTTCCAAGCATGCTGTTGTTGGTATGACGAAGACTGCAGCACTTGAGGTAGCGGATAAGGGTATTCGTGTGAATTCTATTCATCCAAGCTATGCGAAGACAGACATGATGAATGTTGTTGAATCTGGTACAAATGCGGCGGATCCAGAATCTGTACGCAAACAATTGGCAGAAACGATTCCTCTTGGTCGCTATGGTGAGGCAGAGGATATTGCTAATCTCGTACTATTTCTAAGCTCTGACGAAAGTACTTTCATTACTGGTACACAAATGCGTGTTGACGGTGGAATGGGTGCAAAATAATTCAGAATGACATAATTAAACTAGCCGTAATTTTAGTTGTTTGGCCACTACACCACTATCCTGATGGGTTCAAAATTGAGCTCTTCAGGATTTTTCCTTTGACGAAACTTATTCGAACAGTTAATGATATAGTATAATTGAGGTCATAATTATAATTTATTAGGTGATTCGTATGTCAAACAGAATTCTGGAAGGATTCAATGAATCTCTACCTGAGAAAGTTGCAAAATATATTTTAGAGGAGATATTTGCGGGAAATTTGAAGCAAGGAGATCGACTAGTTGAATCTAATATAGCGACTAAATTTAAAGTGAGTCATGCCCCTATTAGAGAAGCGCTGTATATTTTAGAAAAACAAGGTGTCGTTGAACGTATTCCCAGAAAAGGAGTACGAATTAGAATAATTGATGATAAAGAAATTAGAGATTATCTTGAGGCACTGGCAGGTATTATTCGGTTATCGAGTAAAGTAATAAAAAATTGGAGCCAGGAGAAGTATGAACAACTTGAAGAGATTTATCGGGCTGCTGAAACTGACCTTCAAAATGGAAATATTAGAGATTATGTGCAGACGGTCTCATGCTTCTTAACGATATATGTTAGTAATACGAACAATCCTGTCTACCAACGTTTTACTTCAGAGATCTTGTTTATCACGAAAGTTTTTGCTCAATTAAATTGGAATCAAGATCTTGTAAAGAATTACCATGCCCAATTAACATCTAGCTTAGAAGCAATAAAGGAAAGAGATTTTGAATTAGCTGGCGAAAGATTATCTAGAACAATATGGATTTCCATAGAAGGGCATGCTAAATCGACTAAAAGGCACTGAAAAGCAAACCTGCCCCAATTCACGTTACTAGCTCCAATGGCAGAAAGGCATACTCTCCGTTGCGGATAATCTCACCTTTACTTACGGAGATGGGCTTATTGAATATGGGACCATCGATGACGGCTGTATGGAATTCCCCGCCTTCTCCGCAGGGGTCGATCCCGCGGGCAACTAACTCCTTCACATAATCTAGAGTCAGCACGCGCCCTAGATCTTTCTCCTTCATGCCTAGCGATACATTCACTGTAACGATAATGGTGATGAATCCAAGATGGATGAATTCTTCAACTACGTCCCGGTGATTCATCTCCCATAAAGGCATACCAAGTTTTAATCCAGCATTTTTTGTCACCTTGTCATGCCAGCAACCGTGAGCAGGCATATCTAGATCCCCGGTTACCAGCGCTTCTGCTCCTTGATTTTTAGCGTTTACCAGCAGGCGCATAAAATTCTCTTCGTAATCTGCCCAGCTTGATGCTGCAGTAAATAGAGGTAAGTCTATAGACGCTGCTTGAGCCTGCAAGAGAACTGGAGACAAGCCATGGGAGCGGGAGCGGTTCCCATCATCCTCTAACATCACGATAAGCCCAACGGCTTCCCCAGTCTGCATCGCTTTGTATAAGGCTAGTGTACTGTCCTTTCCTCCGCTGAAGGAAGCTATGAATTTATGTCCAGAAGCGCCTGTTCTCCAATTTGGAACCTCAGTCATTTCTCTCGTTCTCCTTTTAGTATGTATAATTTTATATTATCATGTAAGGCAAAAAAATGCGGATTTTAATATTTGCAATGCAGAGTAATAGATTTTGCCACTGTGTCACAGGGTTGTTTTTAAAAGAGATGTGGACGTTGAAATATGTCACTGATAATAGGCTTCAGAAGTGGAAGCGGGCTTAAATGATCCGGAAGTGTGGTATTGGTATGGTGTTTCAAAGCTATGCGCTATTTCCAACGAAGACGGTGTATGAGAATATAGCATTCGGCAAACGTGTGAAGAAAGCCTCAAAGGCAGAAATTGACCAGGAAGTACGCGACATTGCTCGTAAGGTCGACTTAAAGGAAGCTCAGCTGTTCAAACGAGTGTCTGATTTATCGGGTGGTCAGCAGCAGCGTGTAGCTATTGCACGTGCACTTGTATTAAAACCGTCCATATTACCGTTAGATGAGCCATTGTCTAACTTGGATGCCAAGTTACGCGTACAGTTAAGAAATGAATTGAAGGATTTGCAATAACAGTTTGGTATCACAACCATTTATGTTACACATGACCTAGAGCTTTTATGAGGGTAGGTATCCCTCCGATCATTATC comes from the Paenibacillus lentus genome and includes:
- a CDS encoding SDR family NAD(P)-dependent oxidoreductase codes for the protein MGRVEGKVAVITGGAGGLGKVTAEYLLKEGAKVVIVDLFEESLEKTKKELSVFGEVLAVQADVSKEEDVENYVKAAVDQFGSIDIFFNNAGIVGKIAKTVDTKAEDFDKVIAVNLRGVFLGMKHVLQVMEKQGSGSVINNSSIDGLAGGPQRVAYSASKGSVKNFV
- a CDS encoding diphthine--ammonia ligase, which produces MTEVPNWRTGASGHKFIASFSGGKDSTLALYKAMQTGEAVGLIVMLEDDGNRSRSHGLSPVLLQAQAASIDLPLFTAASSWADYEENFMRLLVNAKNQGAEALVTGDLDMPAHGCWHDKVTKNAGLKLGMPLWEMNHRDVVEEFIHLGFITIIVTVNVSLGMKEKDLGRVLTLDYVKELVARGIDPCGEGGEFHTAVIDGPIFNKPISVSKGEIIRNGEYAFLPLELVT
- a CDS encoding GntR family transcriptional regulator, which encodes MSNRILEGFNESLPEKVAKYILEEIFAGNLKQGDRLVESNIATKFKVSHAPIREALYILEKQGVVERIPRKGVRIRIIDDKEIRDYLEALAGIIRLSSKVIKNWSQEKYEQLEEIYRAAETDLQNGNIRDYVQTVSCFLTIYVSNTNNPVYQRFTSEILFITKVFAQLNWNQDLVKNYHAQLTSSLEAIKERDFELAGERLSRTIWISIEGHAKSTKRH
- a CDS encoding MarR family winged helix-turn-helix transcriptional regulator — protein: MSLESENLDLIDLISERHVLLRNLNSQLWNESHDLHISNSEWFIMARIYKKQPTISYVTKHVDISRQATHKFIKNLESKGLVEVSKAQHNNKDKCIRLTKFGEECFEKNEIIKATLEAKIIETIGIEQVTQLKQILQTDWGL
- a CDS encoding IS256 family transposase, with the translated sequence MGLWMKQQLRDFIKENNLVTAQDAQNALKNLFAETIQEMLEAEMETHLGYAKHDITAKATSNSRNGKSKKTVVSEYGEQEIIVPRDRLGEFEPLVVKKHQSNVTGIEEQIIALYAKGVSTREIQDHLQQLYGIEVSPTLISNVTNKVIPMVKEWQNRPLQSVYAVVFLDAIHFKVKQDGAIVNKAAYMVIGIDLDGNKDVLGMWIGENESAKFWLNVLNELKNRGVQDILITCVDNLTGFSQAISACYPATEIQKCIIHQIRNSTRYVSYKDLKKVTADLKPIYKAATEEAALVELDRFEEEWGKKYPLIVRSWRNNWSELATFFKYPPEIRKLIYTTNMIESYHRQLRKVTKGKSIFPSDEALLKMLYLSTMDVVRKWTGRVQNWGQMLLQFSVFFPDRVGQHLR
- a CDS encoding MFS transporter, which produces MGQATYRGGRLVSLVATLILCVLAFQLNASMLTPALPSIAASMNVSVDLMSNVSSLFFLASSIGGVVLARWSDFIGRRRALIIVLLTLTVGTILCIFATNLTILLIGRVLQGASGATFQIAYVFLREKLDTKTFGIVLGILTAVNGGVGGFDGYLGGVLSDKYGFQSIFIVILAIVVFTLICVMLVVPKEDSAVTTGKMDWWGSGALSVGLILLTYFVAQGSAVGWFAPITLIFLVGMVISFIVFWYIEKRSASPMIAVQHLRSRQVWPVVTSTLLCLTGIFAVINFTVVLLSQDQEVGFGLDAAMSGLLFLTPAALIGVFAAPISGWLAGRFGWIRMLRLGILVSIAALVAILLFTGSKWIVFSAVALLGITYNGLILTTINGLGVLQSPDEAPSALPGINGAGFGVGASLGIGLVAPFVGQGTLGGYTTAMWVSIIITVLALVSSLLIVPKNGQKV
- the rbsK gene encoding ribokinase is translated as MKKIVVLGSLNIDMVLTTERLPLIGETIHGEHIHYMMGGKGANQAVAASRMGIQTSLVGCVGNDTFGEKILKHLSEENLDVSSVKREEGIFTGIATVFKVSQDNAIVVIPGANDCCDKRVVDEHIDIIKQADVLLTQLEIPMETVEYALQKAKEFGLQTILNPAPYKELAPELFEYVDYLTPNETEFESMVGKKFENSEDFEMEMLQWSNKNKVNLIVTRGSRGSSYIEAGEVHTVPCIKVDVVDTTGAGDTFNGILAYAIAEKMSLREAVTMAGTGASLSITALGAQTGMPSLEKLKQYL
- a CDS encoding nucleoside hydrolase, which produces MIKMILDLDTGIDDAMALAYALGSKEIDLMGVTGTFGNVYTDVGVQNVLNILNMCNANEIPVYAGESHAITKDNFIRLEVSARIHGENGVGQVEIETSPKEKETKSGVDFLIESVKKYGKELVIVTTGPITNLTLALQKAPEIKDMIGKIVIMGGALTVPGNCNAYTEANISQDPEAAKYLFESGLDVTMVGLDVTQRSILTKAHTQSWRETGSLAGRTYADMVDYYISQHDAAIKGCYLHDPSAVINAVHPEYFTMLPMHMTVTTEGEAEGRTIGDPARLRDSNPNVKVCIGVDSPALVNNLNETLLSLFKDK
- a CDS encoding SDR family NAD(P)-dependent oxidoreductase — protein: MTKTAALEVADKGIRVNSIHPSYAKTDMMNVVESGTNAADPESVRKQLAETIPLGRYGEAEDIANLVLFLSSDESTFITGTQMRVDGGMGAK
- a CDS encoding CarD family transcriptional regulator — its product is MFEVGNLIIYSGHGICRIDGISEKEIAGVTRCYYDLHPLHGANLKISVPVDNKSILMLDLIERDEAEEIIQSFKLPGIQWIDRNTERNYTYSNIINTGNRKEIAKIINTLMRQKLKVELNNKKFGQQDQKLLISTQQILFNEIAISLETSYEAILDEVNRIIQADFDCENKLESSYRDS